The Xylanivirga thermophila genome includes the window GAATGCCCTTATATACCATGCCAACATAGAGAAGATTGGGGACTTAGTGACCCGTCAGGCGGACCAATAGAAGATTACAGAAGAACAAGAGATATAATTAAGGAAAAAGTCGAGGATTTAGTACAGAGAGTAAAGAACAATCAGATTTGATAAGCGTAATGTAATTAGTAAAATAAGAAAAGCGCAGTGAAGTTGAAAAGTGTAAACATGTTGGAAAATATCATTAAGTGTGCAAGGGGTAAGGGGGATGTTTTCATATGAACATATTAGCCATGATATTCGGTTGGTTAAACGACCAACTGTTAAAAATGAGATGGCTTTCAGAACTGGTAAGACTTCTTGTGGAGAAAGTATTTGGTTTGTCTGTTAGCGAAAGAATAGGTGGAAGTATTCACTTTTTTATATATGATACAATAAAAATATTTATATTATTATCACTATTAATATTTGTCATATCCTATATCCAGAGTTATTTTCCGCCAGAGAGGACAAAGAAGATTCTCGGAAAGATAAAAGGCATTAAAGGGAATATACTTGGGGCACTGCTTGGTACGATAACTCCCTTTTGCAGTTGCTCCAGTATACCAATTTTTATAGGTTTTACTTCGGCTGGATTGCCTTTAGGCATAACCTTTTCTTTCTTAATATCTTCGCCAATGGTAGATTTGGCGTCATTAATGTTGTTAATTTCATTTTTCGGTCTTAAAATTGCCATAGCCTATGTTGTAGTAGGCTTAATTTTGGCAGTTATTGGAGGAACTTTAATAGAAAAGTTTGGACTTGAAAAATATGTAGAAGGATATGTAAGGGAAATCGAAAATGTTGATGCAGAAGTGCCTGAAATGACCCGCAGGGAAAGAATATCATATTCAAAGGAGCAGGTCAGAGATATTATCAAAAGGGTTTGGCTATATGTATTAATCGGTGTAGGCATAGGGGCGGCCATTCATAATTGGCTTCCCCAGTCAATCATAGAAAATATAATTGGAAATAACAACTCATTTGCAGTGTTGCTTGCTACTATAGTGGGTATTCCAATGTATGCTGATATATTCGGTACTCTTCCAATAGCCGAAGCGTTATTTGCAAAAGGAGTGGACGTAGGGACTATAGTGTCATTTATGATGGCAGTAACAGCCCTGTCTCTGCCTTCCATAATTATGCTCAGCAAGGTAGTAAAGCCTAAACTTTTAGCAATCTTTGTATCCATCGTATCAGCAGGGATTATTATTATTGGATACTTATTTAATGCTTTTTCATATATTTTTGTGTAAAGCAGAGATTCATTCTGAAATGATGAGTCTTGTAAAATGCACAGGATGTGAAATCTGTGCAAAAGAAAATTGTGGAATGACGATAATAACGGAAAA containing:
- a CDS encoding permease, with the translated sequence MNILAMIFGWLNDQLLKMRWLSELVRLLVEKVFGLSVSERIGGSIHFFIYDTIKIFILLSLLIFVISYIQSYFPPERTKKILGKIKGIKGNILGALLGTITPFCSCSSIPIFIGFTSAGLPLGITFSFLISSPMVDLASLMLLISFFGLKIAIAYVVVGLILAVIGGTLIEKFGLEKYVEGYVREIENVDAEVPEMTRRERISYSKEQVRDIIKRVWLYVLIGVGIGAAIHNWLPQSIIENIIGNNNSFAVLLATIVGIPMYADIFGTLPIAEALFAKGVDVGTIVSFMMAVTALSLPSIIMLSKVVKPKLLAIFVSIVSAGIIIIGYLFNAFSYIFV